In Nomascus leucogenys isolate Asia chromosome 8, Asia_NLE_v1, whole genome shotgun sequence, a single genomic region encodes these proteins:
- the UGCG gene encoding ceramide glucosyltransferase produces the protein MALLDLALEGMAVFGFILFLVLWLMHFMAIIYTRLHLNKKATDKQPYSKLPGVSLLKPLKGVDPNLINNLETFFELDYPKYEVLLCVQDHDDPAIDVCKKLLGKYPNVDARLFIGGKKVGINPKINNLMPGYEVAKYDLIWICDSGIRVIPDTLTDMVNQMTEKVGLVHGLPYVADRQGFAATLEQVYFGTSHPRYYISANVTGFKCVTGMSCLMRKDVLDQAGGLIAFAQYIAEDYFMAKAIADRGWRFAMSTQVAMQNSGSYSISQFQSRMIRWTKLRINMLPATIICEPISECFVASLIIGWAAHHVFRWDIMVFFMCHCLAWFIFDYIQLRGVQGGTLCFSKLDYAVAWFIRESMTIYIFLSALWDPTISWRTGRYRLRCGGTAEEILDV, from the exons ATGGCGCTGCTGGACCTGGCCCTGGAGGGAATGGCCGTCTTCGGGTTCATCCTCTTCTTGGTGCTGTGGCTGATGCATTTCATGGCTATCATCTACAC CCGATTACACCTCAACAAGAAGGCAACTGACAAACAGCCTTATAGCAAGCTCCCAGGTGTGTCTCTTCTGAAACCACTGAAAGGGGTAGATCCTAACTTAATCAACAACCTGGAAACATTCTTCGAATTGGATTATCCCAAA TATGAAGTGCTCCTTTGTGTACAAGATCATGATGATCCAGCCATTGATGTATGTAAGAAGCTTCTTGGAAAATATCCAAATGTTGATGCTAGATTGTTTATAG GTGGCAAAAAGGTTGGCAttaatcctaaaattaataatttaatgcCAGGATATGAAGTTGCAAAGTATGATCTTATATGGATTTGTGATAGTGGAATAAGAG taatTCCAGATACGCTTACTGACATGGTGAATCAAATGACAGAAAAAGTAGGCTTGGTTCACGGGCTGCCTTACGTAGCAGACAGACAGGGCTTTGCTGCCACCTTAGAGCAG GTATATTTTGGAACTTCACATCCAAGATACTATATCTCTGCCAATGTAACTGGTTTCAAATGTGTGACAGGAATGTCTTGTTTAATGAGAAAAGATGTGTTAGATCAAGCAGGAGGACTTATAGCTTTTGCTCAGTATATTGCCGAAGATTACTTTATGGCCAAAGCGATAGCAGACCG AGGTTGGAGGTTTGCAATGTCCACTCAAGTTGCAATGCAAAACTCTGGCTCATATTCAATTTCTCAGTTTCAATCCAGAATGATCAG gtgGACCAAACTACGGATTAACATGCTTCCTGCTACAATAATTTGTGAGCCAATTTCAGAATGCTTTGTTGCCAGTTTAATTATTGGATGGGCAGCCCACCATGTATTCAGATGGGATATTATGGTATTTTTCATGTGTCATTGCCTGGCATGGTTTATATTTGACTACATTCAACTCAGGGGTGTCCAG GGTGGCACACTGTGTTTTTCAAAACTTGATTATGCAGTTGCCTGGTTCATCCGCGAATCCATGACGATATACATTTTTTTGTCTGCATTATGGGACCCAACTATAAGCTGGAGAACTGGTCGCTACAGATTACGCTGTGGGGGTACAGCAGAGGAAATCCTAGATGTATAA